The genome window GCCGCCGAAGGGCGTATCGAGCGCCTGAACGTGCGCCAGGCCACGGCCCAGGCGTGGATTCGTGCGTATGCGGTCGCGCGCAAGCAAGCCTTGTTCAAGGACTTCTACCAACAGAACCGTCTGCTGCAAGACACCGTGCGTGCGCAGTTGGCTGGCGGCCGTGGTCAGGCCGCCGACGCGGTCATCCCCCGGCAGGAAGCCGCCGAGCTGGCGGGGCGCGAAGATGAGTTGACCCAGCAACGCGTCCAGGCCCGCGCCGCGCTCAAGCGTTGGATCGGCACGGCCGCCAACGAAGCCCCCAGCGGTCAGCTGCCCAACTGGACCTTCGACCCCCACAGCCTGAACCACAACCTGCACCAGCACCCGGCACTGCAAGCCTACGTGCCGCGCACCCGTGAAGCGCAGGCGCGCTTGCAGGAGGCCAAGGCGCAAAAGACCTCTGACTGGAGTTGGGAGGTCGACTACGGGCATCGCAGCCGTGAGTTCGGTGACATGGTCAACGTGCAGTTCACCTTTGACCTGCCGATCTTCCCCGGCCGTCGACAGAACCCCGGCATTGCCGCCAAACAGGCCGAGCTGGACCAGCTCGACGCCGAGCGTGCAGCCGCGACCCGTGAGCATATCCAGATGCTCGATGACGACCTCGCCGACTACCAGCGCCTGGACCGCGCGGTGCAACGCAGCCAGGACAGCCTGGTGCCGTTGGCCGAGGAAAAAGTCAGCTTGAGCCTGTCCGGTTACCGCGCCGGCAAAGGCGACTTGATGACGGTGGTCAACGCCCGCCGTGAGCTGGTCGAAGCCCGTTTCAAGCAGATCGATGCCATCGAACAACGCGCCCTGGTCGGCGCGCAGTTGTATTTCGCCTATGGGGAACCCGCCAATGAATAATCGAATCGTGGCCGCTGTATTGCTGTTGGGCCTGGGCGCGGGCTACGGGTTGGCGCAGTGGCAGCCCGGCGCACCCGCAATGCCCGTCAACGCCGACAAGCAGGCGCTGTACTGGTACGACCCGATGTTCCCGCAACAAAAGTTCGATAAGCCTGGCAAGTCGCCGTTCATGGACATGCAACTGGTGCCGCGCTACGCCGACGGTGCGGGGTCGGCAGCCACGCCAGCGGTGCAGATTGACC of Pseudomonas azotoformans contains these proteins:
- a CDS encoding TolC family protein, with protein sequence MNASYMRALVVGVLAWPALASALTLDDALRLAQNTAPSLLAESAKLQAATQAAIPAGELPDPKLVVGLQNFPIGGPNRGTLYGDEMTQQMIGIQQQVPSRDKRKARVELADATIERAAAEGRIERLNVRQATAQAWIRAYAVARKQALFKDFYQQNRLLQDTVRAQLAGGRGQAADAVIPRQEAAELAGREDELTQQRVQARAALKRWIGTAANEAPSGQLPNWTFDPHSLNHNLHQHPALQAYVPRTREAQARLQEAKAQKTSDWSWEVDYGHRSREFGDMVNVQFTFDLPIFPGRRQNPGIAAKQAELDQLDAERAAATREHIQMLDDDLADYQRLDRAVQRSQDSLVPLAEEKVSLSLSGYRAGKGDLMTVVNARRELVEARFKQIDAIEQRALVGAQLYFAYGEPANE